tatgaataaaaataaagttaaaataaattttataaaacagactaaaatgaaaatatgaACAAATTTTGTCTCACAACTCATGAGTATATCATACTTGTATATAATCCAAGCCGTGAAGATGCTTTTTACTAGTCAACAAGATTCGCTTGGACAAACGTGGTGAGACGTGACAACGTTTTTCTTGATAAAAATGTTTTGAGAAATTTgatgttttgtttattttgggtGGCcactttaaatttttgattttttcactAGATAGGAAAAAAGTTAAGATATTTGTTAatattataatgatatttttttcataagaACAAAAGCCTCGATGACCtttaaaaagtatatttttaaaaatttgatcgAGATGAgtctttaatttaatataaaacttaatattttatctaTCACTTAGAAAAGTTGAAGGTTGCGAGTTAAAAAGTGTTTGTCtaccatataaaaaaataaaaaaatttaagattacCCAATTTCCTAAATACTTTTACCATCCAACAAGATTTGTgcttttactataaataagcgTGATGAAATGAGGTAGAATAGCATGGTAGAACACTAGAATAGCATACCAAATCAACTGAACTTATAAAGATGTTCCTCTTAGTTTGAAAAAATGTTGAGCTCCAAATTTCCTTTCCTTGCTTTTCTCATACTCACAGAGTCACAGTTGCTGTTGGTTTACTTCTAATttagttttgtttaattaagttagtagaaaattaagttttatctcattttttttttcataataagaCTCAAAATTAAGATCGATTCTTGCTACTTTCCTTCTtcaagtcttttttttttcccttaaatATACCATGTAtccaaaaaaactaatattacTTGAATCATTTATTTGCAACATATTTGATAGAATTTTATTCATCAAATTTGTATGCAGCCGCATGCAAAAattcaatcggaaacaacctttTTATTATGATCACTAACAATGATAAGACCGTGTGTATTTGATACTAAACCCCATCCTAAGTAGAACAATTAAATGATATGGCGTAATGAATGTTGGCTTTGCTAATTAAATTACATGACaattattgtgataatatgagCTAAATCTTCTTACTCTCACTTCAAGATTGTTCGGAGGCAGAGGTCTCGTTGTTTATATTTGACTGTTTCTAAATTTGGGTTTGGAATGATCAATCGCACACCTAATCAGTTTAGGTTTAttagacaaataaaattttttgttattattttcgTTATTCCCTCCAATTTACTAGTAATGTCCTATTTGCTTCATGTATGCaatatatctctaattgtgcattattaaaaagtatgaaaagttgatatgaataatcctcgcattgagacgaatcaaataagatttcacttgactattttttaatatatgtaataataaaatacaaataaagagTAAGAGATAATGAATAGTGtctaaaaagcaaatgagacattactAGTGAATTGGAGAGAATATTATTATACCCATCAATATTAATGTAACCAATTTATTATTAGTGAACCACATAAAATCTTTGTGTAATTCCTATTATTAAACTGTCTATTTCTTTCTCGTATTTATTTTCGTTATAACAATTATGATCATGCAGATGTAATGGATGCAAGGATTGAAGCGGTGACAAGCAGCAGGAGAATGAGTCAAGCTGCACGACTAAAGTTGCAGGGTGAAATAAGAGCATTATGTCTCGTGTGGACTCTTTTCCTACTCTTAACACGATGGGCTGCAAGCTCACACCTCGTCGTAAGCCAAGTCAAGCCTTCCCAATTGCTTGCTAGGCATTAAGTGTTGAATTTTCTGGTGATGCTGTGGGTTGGAAAGTAATGCTAGGCATTAAGTGTTGAATTTTCTAGTGATGTGGGTTGGAAAGTAAAGCTACTAGGTTAACAAAGAGAGCTTGGAAAGTTTGTAAGAATATAGTTTTGATTACCTATGAGAATGTTTGTACAAGGTTTCTTGTGTTCTACTCTAATTGGCCTATCCCTTTAGGGTATTTATACTAATCCTAGGTATTCTAGAAGGTTCTAATACCTCCTTAACTTATGGCTAGAATTATGCCACATGTCCCTACTCTAGAATGTCTAAATACTTCTATACTATTCCAGACTTCCGGTACATACAAGACTTTACTACAATGTTCTAGATTCTCCTAGAACATTCTAGACCCTACTAGTATTTAGATGAACTTCTAGAGTGTTCCAGACTCTTCTAGAACATTCTAGACAAAACTATATGCTTCCAGAATGTTCTAGTCGTTTCTAGAACATTCATGATACATCTAAAATTTTCCGGAGCATTCTAGTCCTTTCTAGAACTTTCATGGACCATCATGCTCAATGCTTGGGGGTATATTGAGGCATCCCGTGACGATTATTAGCTTCACTTAAAAATATGGAAAGGGCTTTGGCTTCAAATCTTAAGAGAGGCTTTATGGGTGTAGAAGTTGATTGTATTCCGTCAGGAGCACCTGGTGGTGGTCTTGATGAACATTATTGTTTCTCTGGCTCTTGTATTCCTCATCCTCGTGGGTTCAGGATATTTGTTTACGAATAAAAGTAAAGCTGAAATTTATCTTAGTAGCTAGCTAGCTAGCTTataaataatgaatgtattatgtatttgtagtttttgtgtATACAATATATAATATTCTTGGTTTAAGATGATGCTCTAGCATTGTTCATAAGCCAAGAATTATCCTTGTAATTTTCTTCTACTTCTATGTTTTTATCAATAAAAGTCTTGTTTTAATGGCCTGTTTGGTAGGTGGTtataaacggtggtaataaaaatgaaaaattagtgtaattttggttgaaaaatctcttagctACCTTAATGCTCATGTTTGTTCAACttcaaataattatattttctttatatatttCATTCCAATATGCATTACTAttaggagaggtggtattaggtggtaatagaaatttgtaaacaaaaaatttttttttatcaaagtttcattaccatgagaatgatatgaaacttatAAAATTTAACACTTAAAATCATTTCcaataaaactatttagtttcACTAACCAAATGGATTGttagtattttatttatattaaatatatattgtttaatGGTTGGAGTATGTACTACTTTCTCAAAAAGCTAGAACTTAGTTCAATTCTCACTAGTCCCTCTTCTTCTCCAACATaactaatgaaaaaaaatatgtatatgtacattgTTTAGATATCTAACTTTCTTGATTTACCAAAAACATGTTGTTAGGAGGTGAAGTTTAAATTAGTGTGGCAAATAGTGGATAGACCAAATAAGATAAGTATGTAACGATTATTGTTTGTGTTACATTTTCTATGACATTCCAATCTATTCTATTACCGTTCATCAAACTAAACGACCcccaaatatatattgtttgatATCAGTTTATCCTTTTCTCGATTTAACAAAGACATGCTATATTAGGGTAAAGATTTATTTGAAATAAGTATAGTCAAGTAATTGATACACTCTATAGCAAAATAATTATTGAAAGTAAATGAATATTGAGGGTTTTACATAGGAGAGTAATATATACTTTAAGAATTTAGACAAAACACTATTAgattataacaaaaaaatttctttatagttgatattatgatttttgatgATTAATCAGTCCTAACTCatcatatatcatatattataaataagtaCGAATGACCATTTGAAAATACAAGCATGTATGCATTTAAAATGTGGTTCGCCCTGATGTGGCTTCACCATTGCTTGTGATAAGAAGGTAACATATTTTTgttgataaaattttaacattacAAAACAGGAAATAAGTTGAGgttaaaataagtaaataaaatgaaaatgtaaGTTTAATATGTGtatgagaattaaagaaagaaatcGGATTATAATAGAAACAAAAATGAGGCCAAGTTTATGAAACGACTACAAACGAAAATTTGGCAAATTTGATATCACAAGtatataacacaaattctttaaTGAAACTATCTCATGATCAGACTATCTTTGTAAAACTAATTCATGTATATTTAGGTTAacaaaatgatcaattacaaattacaatattaaagtgatcatttagaaaaataaattaattatatagattGATCACATGATTAGACAGTTTCACACAAGACGAGTTAGTATATAATACTAcgattaatatattatatgtttcAATCCGAGATCCGACCCGTGAAAAATAAGATTGGCTTGGATAATTGTAGTGAGACGGGACAACGTTTTTCTCGTGGGCCATTCAAAAAGATTTGCGTTTTATATAATTAGCGTGATGAAATGAGGTAGAAGAGAAAAGCAATTAGCAAATCCACTATAAACTAAAAAGAACTTAATTTCTTTGAGCTTGAAAATGTTAATGGGATACTCCAAATTTGCTCTTCTTGCTTTCTTATGCTCACACTTACATCTGCTGGTTTACTTCTAATTTAGTTGTATTATTCTTGcattttagttttattaatattactttagAATTGAGTTTTGTCTAGTTTTTATGATAAGATTCAGGATTGAGATCGATTCTTGttgctttccttttttttttaattctatcctTCCTCTAATGTTACTTGAATCGatcatttcaaattaatttgtgATATATAATGAactttcttcatcaaatttgtATGATGCATGCATGCAGAAATTCAgttgaaaataacatttttatataATCACTAATATTCATAAAGTTATTTGTATCTGACCCTAAATTTCACCTTAAGTAGGAACCATTAAATAATATTGCGTAATGGAATATAATGTTGTTTGCTTCGCTAATTAAAGTACAACATATTACGAATTAATTGATTTCCAATATAATGGaaatttatcaataaataaaatatattaatgaaaaaatctCATGAGACACGTGTCACActgttataaaaaaatttcgccttttttttattattaacatggaAATACTATACTTTCTTATATGTGATGATctattgaaatactatatttccttatataaatctaaaaaataatatacatataaatatttattttaatttagataataaatcatcatcatactcttATAATGAATAAGCTACTAATTTAGcttttttttcaactaaattctCCCTCATATCTATCATATATAGTTGAagacattttaaattttatttgtcctaattatcaataattattatgagtatatatttacatattgtTCTATAATAAATCATTGTTAAATTAaactggacttattgtgaatgccagcatattaacgggggacacaaatgcacacacttcataagccaaggagatatataccatcccaaaaccatatgtcaatgggaagaaggtctctaataacttataaagcgtgcacaccattttcaatttatcgatgtgggataacccATCCCAAcaattatttattcactttgataatgataatatcataacaaatacaaagttttaataagtttatgTTGTACATGaattaattcataaaataatatcattattaattCATATAAGTAAATACTTATAGGATTCGAGTTTTACACGGAATTCTAtctaattaagaataattgtgaTAATATGAGCTAAATCTTATTAGTTTCACCTCATAATTGTTCGCATGCAGAGTctcattatttatataattgacTGTTTCTAAATTCATGTTTGGAATGAGTGTATGCTTAATTGGTTTAGGTAtagacaaatcaaaaaattctgTTATTTCGATTTTcgatttattaattttcatttataacctaTCAATATCAATGTAGCCAACACATTATTAGTGAACTCATTAAATATTTATGTGATTTCTATTATTAATATGTCGATTTCTAATTTCTtgtataataacaattacatatgatACAGTTGTGATGGATGCAACCGTGCAAGAATTGAAGCAGTGACTAGCAGCAGGAGAAGAGCTAAGCTGCACAACTAAGGTTGGAGAATAAAATAAGAGCATTAGCCTGTTGAAATATAAAATGTTTgtccaatttatttatttatttattatattaagtGTATGTTGTTGTTTGATGAAAATCGAATCTTGTCacgttaaaatatatatatctatatgtgaAAATTGTCTTGAAGGAAAGCAGGTAGAGGACGGGTTGGCCTTTCGTTAAGAATCAAGATTTCTAAAATTTCCTAGCGCAATTAGACGTGTAAAACGACTCGAACATGGTTAGGAGCCACTCCTCCGTCCATGTACACACAATTACTAAAAACGCTGAAACCACAATTAAAAAGTTGTGATCATTCAGTATGATTTGCTAATCAACCACCAAATAAGCAACTAGAGACAGGAGGTCgcaaattgcaaccattttgGGACTAGGTGGTTGCAAATTACAACCAATCAACCGTCTATTTTGCGACCacccaaaaaaaattttgcaattgGACAGGTTAGTCTCTGATAGTATTTtaaactaatacaactaattttAAACCAATACAACTAATACTATGATAACTATATAGTAACACGActgatataatataatattataatgttatactaataatatactaaaacgactaataataaactaatatgactaatattatgctaattatatattaatacaactaataaaatactataataatgtaCTATATAATGTTAAACTTATACGACTAATATTAAGCTAATGCGACTAATTatattatactaatacgactaatacttCACTATCACTAATACGACTAACATTATGCTagttatatattaatacaactataatacaatactaataaaacaaatattatactaattatatactaataatacgACCAAGCTTGTTAGGATCAGGAATCTACGTAGGATCGTTGCTAGGGTAGGATCGAAATCAGTAGAATCGGACCGTAGGATCGTATGATCCCACAATTTTGCATTAATGAGCTTTAGATAactaattatcaattatatttgttatttttaaagttttaagaTGTAATGACATCAacttttaagttttgaaaaagaATTTCATGGCTTTTTATTTGTCTttgcttttttatttgtttttgactTTTGAATTTTTGGTTGGTTAGATAGTAGTTCAGATAAGTGTTTGATAAACGATTTTAAAGCATGCTTTTAAACCAAAATCAAAAGCTACACTTAGAGTAGCtttgttcatgaatttttggttttttaaccacttttttataataaacaaccaataaacaacaattaatttatcaaacactttcATAACAGTTGACTTAAATTAACTTGCTTATCAGTCAATATTTTCAGGTAATTAAATTAGCCAACAACTTTGTCCAACAACTTCGGATTCAACAGCCGTTTGCAAAACATATATGTTGATAATGGTGACTCGAATCGAATCTTGATAATGGGAATAAGATGAATCATGAAATGTATCAAGAGCGTTGATTGAACTCGTGTGCATGACTTTTTCCAGTGACAAGCGATGAGTCATCGCTTGGGCATGGGATAAAGCGACGAGTTGTCGCAAATTTCTAATCTGGGAAATTTGACAAGTCGCGAGTCGTGACAATCGTGCAGACTCGTGAGCTTCAGCAGTTTCGCGAGTTTCAGTTGGTTTCACATGTTTTTGCCGGTTTCTTCAGTTTTCTTGATGCCAAGCATATTTTATTTAGGAGTTAATATACAAACCCCTTTCTATTAGTGCTAGGGTTTCAAGCCACAAATTAGAGAGAATACACAAATTGAGCCATTGTTTTGTGAGAGAAAAACTTGATTCATCATTGTAATTCTTTACAGtttataatgaaattatttgttCACGGTGCCGGTTGATGTAGCTAACACATTTATAATGAACCACGTTAGATTCTTGGTGTTATTCTTGTtatttgcattgaatttctttattatttgtttattattttcgatctttgcttccgctgttaCAAATTATACgcaatattttttaatacttccACAATCAACTAAAGTCATAAAGAAAATATGTCTACAAAATTATTTgtcataaaatcaaaataaccgAGTTTAATATCACGAACATGAAATCTTGGGAAATACTAATTATATACAATTAGACTACATGCATGTATGTTGACTTAGTAAGGAACATAAAGTTGCAAAGCACAAACATCAAATCCATTATAGCATCCTCCACCACCATTGTTGGGCAAAAGCTTAAACAAAAACTGATTAGAATGaggttgataataataagaagacGATTGATATTCATCGATCGAACGAAGATAATATTCAATGCTTGCTTTCTTCTCTTCCATTTGAGATTTCCTTTTCATCAATCTCTCTTTTTTGTGTGCATTTTGATGACCTCCTAATGCTTGAGAATTTCTAAACTCTTTTTCACAAAACGGGCACTTTCGTTTCAGTCCACCACCAGCACCAGCACCAGCACCAGCACCAGCACCGGCACCACCCGAATTTAGATCAAAACCGAATAATCTTAGCTTCTTATTTTCTTCTCCTTGTAGAAATTCAACATCTaccatttttttcttataattatttttttttttttttttgcgtggTAGAATTTGAATGATATTAACTTGTATTTATAGTGTACTTATGATGTACTTGGCAAAGTTGAAATTAAggattaagaataattattgtGTGCAATGAAATTGAAGAGCAGTGAGATgaatattatgattattgataTGGAAGAATCATTTACGGTATACACAAAACATATGCTTGCACTTGGTGAGTAAACAATAGGGATTAAATTGTTAATACTTGGTGCTTTAGACTTTAAATCTTTGTCAACGGTTTAAAGGATATAATATACTCCTTTTGATGCGTTTATGCATAAATTTTGAGATgctaagttttattttattcattgtcaaaaatgaattaatataatttatatgcCAGTGTTAAAGATGGTGTCGAGTTTTGGTTTGGTGACTAAATTCCTATGAATTTTAGGCAAACCGAAAGAAATGGCCTTCTTCGTGAAGGTTCGATTCTAATGGGTGTTAAGAAAAATAACATAGAAAAATCCTATATGTtgtaattatcattat
This Amaranthus tricolor cultivar Red isolate AtriRed21 chromosome 13, ASM2621246v1, whole genome shotgun sequence DNA region includes the following protein-coding sequences:
- the LOC130798762 gene encoding zinc finger protein 5-like, which produces MVDVEFLQGEENKKLRLFGFDLNSGGAGAGAGAGAGAGGGLKRKCPFCEKEFRNSQALGGHQNAHKKERLMKRKSQMEEKKASIEYYLRSIDEYQSSSYYYQPHSNQFLFKLLPNNGGGGCYNGFDVCALQLYVPY